A segment of the Fusarium musae strain F31 chromosome 2, whole genome shotgun sequence genome:
AAATAGATTGATCTATACGCTGGATTACTTATTGTTGTTCCTTTATTtctatatttctttttagaTAGAGCGcgttattaattataaatacttatagtataaaaattttaaaactataaaagaGCTTTTCTAAGTATACCTCACTAGTTCAAAGATATAATCATGGTAGGAAACGCGTTATTTGTCTTGTAAACGCgctctatatataattatctCAAGCAGAATAGGGTAGGACAGTCGTGTGTTTGAGCTTTCATGACATCATTTTGCCCAGTGGTTCTGGAGACCATTCCGGTTAAACCGAGCCAGGCCAGTGCCTATCTTATCACCGATCTCTCCCAATCTCTCTAGTAGTCCCAGGATGGCTAAGCTCTAAGTCACAAAGATGTGGATCGACAAAAATGCCGAAAGGCTCCGGCCGAAGCCAACAAGTCCCGGGTCCGGAACAGCCCGTATCGGGGGCCATGGACCTTGACCCAAAGCGACAAAAGAACTGGATAAATCAGTTCCAGACCAAGTGGTTGTTTGATTGGCTAACTTGGCGAACACTCAATGTCCGATATTTCTTGATCACCGATCCGAAACTCGAGTAAGCATTGTATAATGATAGTTCGGTCAGCATTGGCCCATGATGTAGATGTGATGATTCAAATCATCAACGTATTTAATCACTGACCGCTGAGCACTGTCTTCATCTCAAAGCATAAACCATTCACACTTCAGGCCAGTATCCGAACTACCAATTCTCTTACACCAACATCTCAATCACTGCCCGTCATGGCCTCTGAGCTTAAAGAAtacctcgtcatcatccctGATCTTCCCGACGTCCTAGCCAAACGACAAGTCCTACTCAAGCCTCACAACCAAGACGCAGCTCCCCTAGTCAAAGCCGGCCGTGTCCCCTTCTTCGGCAGCACCCTTGCTCACCACAGCGCCGAAGGCCAACAAGTCGCCGAGAATGGAACAGTCATGATCATCAAAGCTgagagcgaggaggagatcaaggagatcatccgaaaagatatttttacgaTTGAGGGGGTTTGGGATTTTGGAAAGTTGTCTATCTGGCCTTTCAAGAGTAAATGAGTTTGGTCATGGGAGACGCGTCTGCTCGCGTGCAGGGACTAGCGGGACGAGGCCCGAGATCTCATGTCAAGATATTGGGTcctttttcttgcctctGCCTGTATCGATAGTAGCCTTGTTCAATGTGATGAATGATCCGACCTGGCTCCGTGCAGTTCATTGTGACGTGGATGCTCGAACCGGATCCGAATGAAAAGTTCCGATCAGCGTCTTAACGCTGAGTGACATTGATCAAGGCAATCGGAGGATCCACTCCGGCCGACCGATGTTTGTCTTCGGCTCAACTCAGATTGATCCGAGGTTATTGTCAGTGCGCAACTGGAATGCAGCAGCCACCGGAAGTTTTGTAGCTGGAATTATGTCATACGGAGGTTTTAAGTGGCAAACACACCCACGCGTAGTTGCGACGCGTGGTCATGCATAGAGCGAACATTTACGCGTTTCGGCGCTGACATCGGGGACTTCTcgcgataagataagccGCCGAGGGTGAGCATGCTGAGTACTACCCAAACTGGATGTGAAGAGGGATCGACATCCATAGCTATTATTCTTGGCTTGATGAGGACATGATTAATTATGTAAATTGCATCTGCGCTTGAAAGGCTCCAAACCTAACCAGCCCTGCAACAGTTCGCCCTTGCACATCGTGCAACGCTTGCCAGCATGCGTAGTCGTCGAGATAATTCCTGGGTGGTTCAGAAGTTTGGTGGAACAAGCATTGGCAAATTCCCAGACAAGGTTGGTTGCACCACTGTTTGTTCACCCGCTTTGCCATAGTGACGATTGCTGACATGACCATGGTAGGTTGCCGAGATCGTGAAGAGGTATAGCTCAGCTACTAGCGTATCAAGGGGGCCGGCTAACATTGTCCCAGCGCGAGGCTTGGAGGCGACAGGCCCGCAGTGATATGTTCTGCACGAAGTTCAGGCAAGAAAGTCTTCGGAACAACGAGTAGGTGAGTCAAACAGCCATCAAACCTCTCATGAGCTTGAAGTACTAATCATGATCATCCAGGCTGCTACAAGTCTACCGGACATTGAGAGGCATTGTTGCCATCACGCAAGACCCTGATATGCAAGAGTTGCTCTTCGACAGACTTCGCAGCATTATCAAAGATATCCGTGATGACCAAGTGGCCACTGTCCAGATATATATCTTGAGACAGGACATTCGTGATGAGACAACCCGACAGATCACAGCAGATTGCCAGGAACTACTTGACTACACATCCGCTGCTAAGCGCTTCAAACTCGATATCAATGGTAAAGCAAAAGACAAAATGGTCAGCTTCGGTGAGAAGTTGAGCTGTCGACTCATGGTTGCTATGCTACGAGACAGAGACATCCCAGCGGAATACGTCGATCTCTCCGATATTGTACCTAGCAACAACCTGGATCATTTGAAGCCTGAATTCTTCCCTGAAGCAGCTGCAGTCTTTGGAAAACGAATCGAAGCTTGCAATGGGAGAGTTCCCGTCATCACTGGATTCTTCGGCGCTGTTCCGGGGAGTTTGATAGACAGTGGTATTGGAAGAGGATATTCTGACCTCTGTGCTGTTTTGGTGGCGATTGGGCTACATACAGAGAGAGTGCAGATCTGGAAAGAGGTTGATGGCATTTTCACAGCTGATCCGAGAGAAGTCCCTGATGCTAGATGCTTGCCTTCGATCACGCCGTCTGAAGCAGCTGAACTTACCTTCTATGGATCAGAGgtcattcatcatcttgcACTGTCTCTGGCAATTCAAGCAAAGCCGCCTATTAGCATCTTTGTCAAGAATGTGCAGAAGCCGTGGGGTCAAGGAACTGTTGTTGTTCCTAGCGATGGTGACGACACATCTTCGTGGCCGATCGACTACTTGGACCCTTCCGACTCGGACAGTACTTCTTCCACAGCACTGCCAAAAATGCCAACTGCTGTCACCATCAAGCGAGACATCACcattctcaacatcctcagcaACAAACAGTCCATGTCTCATGGCTTCTTCGTCAAGGTCTTTACCATCCTGGCAGAGCACGATATCTCAGTTGATCTAATCTCCACCTCAGAAGTCCATGTTTCTATGGCAATCAACAGTTCCAACATGGATCCCTCTCAGATCAAGGATGTTCACTGCAAGCTtgctgaagaaggagaggTGAATGTGCTACCTGACATGGCTATCCTGAGTCTCGTGGGCGCTGAGCTGAAGAACATGACCGGCATTGCGGGGAGAATGTTTGCCATTCTTGGGGAGCAGCACGTCAACATTGAGATGATCTCGCAAGGTATGTGAACTCTATGTATGTTTCAAGCCATTTGCTAATTTGGTTCGGTGACAGGTGCGAGTGAGATTAACATATCCTGTGTCATTCCGGATAAGGACGCCACTAGGGCTCTGAATATGCTGCATAATGAGCTGTTTACGAAGAATGCCATGTAAACTATAGCTGCACACACTCCATCACGCGGTTTCTGACTTAATGGAGTTAAAGTAGAGTACTATTAAATTATGGTCATTGCGAAGCACATATACATGTCGAGAGCTGCTGGAGTGCACAATGACGAATCATTCGTACTATAACTTCTAGTCAAGTGAACCGGAATAATCCGGCTTGGTCTGTCTtttttcctcctccttctaTATTGACCGGGGTCAAATCTCGAATCGTCTTGGCGGTCCCCTGTATCTTGTCTCACAGAGGTCTCCTCAGTAGCTGCCACCGACGCTGAGGTCATCTGATCTACGATCTTCCGAATGCTTCCCGATTCCAAGGGAGGATGGACCTCTTGTACATGGCCACGCCCAGCCCCTGCACTGTCTgttataatagtaagctaTCTTTTCTGAAACTACTtgtgagatgttgaagaactAATCAAAAGCAGGACTGCTTATGCTAGATTTTAAGAGAATCACAGCCTTGACCCAGGATGATGCTAATGCGGAGATGAAAGATGTAAAGACACAATCTCAATCTATTGTCTGAAGTCtaagggaaagaagaaatctATGATATCCCACAACAATTCTGAAACTTTTCGTTTGCAATCAGCCATCCAGCAGTATCAAGATGAGAAAAAACCATAACCTTCTAGTGAAGAGAAACAACCGTCTCGATAATCAATTCTGCAAAGTGCACCAACTCCTCATTGTACCTAGGGAAGTTATGTCCCCCACGATGtgtcatcttcctcgccataTCGGGGTCAAACAACTCGTACACCGATTCATCGACGAATGAGTAGTGATCCTTTAACCCACGGACATGGACAGAAGGTACTGGAATCTTCTCGGGGATATCACTAGGTCTCCATCGAAGGAGGAGGTCAACGGGAAAGTCAAGCTCGTCCTTGACAGCGTTGATCATGTCATACTCAATCGAAGTGTGAAGATCCTTCTTCCAGTCCAGCTTCTTGCCATGAGACACGTCAATTCGCCCGGGGAGGTATGCCGGTTCAAGTGTGTTCTTCTCTGTAAGATCCCAGCTGATCACACCATTGTCAAAGGAGTGGGGAAGGAAGGCTGATGTGAAGATGGCCATCTTAAAAGGGTATGGCGTATCAGGGTGCTCGGCTTGGTGCATGAGAAGTAGAAGAGCAGCCATAGAACCACCCTGTGAGAAGCCCCAGATACCATCAAAAGGACCTTCAGACTCAACATATGCAGCTAGGCGCTCATATGCCTCTTCGACGTCTTCGGGGTAAGGGAAGTTGTACCAGCTGGAGTTGGGCTTGGGGACTTGCTTGAGGTTTGCTGATCTTGTTAGATCATCGGATAATGGAGATAATTGTGGTGGAACTTACGGAGCATCAGTTGTGTGGGTTCCATGCCTGCCTCGAGAAATTCGTACTCCCAGTCACTTGGCAGGTGAGCAGTGATGGGCTCCATCTGTTGTTGGAGAACCTCTACGCTGAAGGCATAGCCGTGGAGACATAGAAACCTCATCTTGATATAATCTGAATGGATTTTTGAAAGTAAAGACGGATCGGAGTTTAAAGAATTCTTAAAGTCAAAGCAGTGAGTGAGATGAATGGGATGAATCTTGGTGAGTTGCTGTAATTGAGAATCCTTTGGATCTTCGCCAAGGgagcctttttattaagcttctcttcctttcgtCCGGTCTTCTCTATACTAATTGAACCGTGTATTGAGCGGTAAAACTCGGTTTATTCTTCGTGAAGGTTATTCAATGCTGTTTCAACATTGAGCAAGCGGTACGTGATGCATACCATCCGAACCACTCGGATCGCCTTGCCAAGATCTGTAAGGCAATCGCATTGATAAGCTTGATACGAACGGGACTACCGGAGCCACAAATGCAAGGGTGAATCTATAACGGGCCATTCAGAGTCTTCCAAAAGTTAGTTCTGTCGATCGGAAGATGTACGGAAGCTTTGACGAAGTGGATCGAAGGATCGGAGGTTGGGCTAGCCACTTCGGAGGTTCGAGAATAACACGGGTAGTTACTTACACCGGGATATCTCTTGCAAATATGAGATTAGATTGCGCCTTTGACATGAAAAATTGACAAATTCTTGAAGTTGACTGTCCCGACGCTGTTGCTGTAGTCAGCTCTCCCCAACACTCAGCACCAGATGATATTCGTCTTTACTCTTTGACTTAGCAATTGTCTCCCATGAGCCGGCGTCAGACTCTGAAGACTCTTCAAAAACGTATTCTTGCTCCTTCCCAACACATTTCTCTTAGTATCGCTAGCAATTTATCTGTGATACCGAGTCGAAGCATGACGACAACAGCAACGGTACCGGTATTGCCAACATCCATCCACGATGGGCTTGGTAAGGGTATTGCATATGGTGATACCTCAGATTCAGCTTGCCTTGATGAAGTTATACTAACTCAGCATAGAGAAGAGCCTTCCTAGACCCGTTAATCCGTTCTCGCACCGTGTCCCCGGACGAGAAATCATCACGATCCCCAAATTCACACTCGAATCCGGTGTTGAGATGCGAAATGTTCCAGTGGCATATATGAGCTGGGGCAAGCTTTCATCAAAGGCTAATAACGTAATGATCATTTGCCATGCTTTGTCTGGGAGTGCAGATGTCAGCGACTGGTGGGGACCGCTTCTTGGGCCTGGGAAGGCATTTGATACAGACAAGTTCTTCGTCATCTGTATGAACAGCCTCGGAAGTCCATATGGAACAGCTAGTCCTGTGACAGCCAAGAATGGAGACTACTCGGAGGGTTGGTATGGGGCTGACTTCCCGTCAACTACTATCCGAGATGATGTTCGGTGAGTGACTTTTACCGGGAAAGCGACGATCACCAGCTAAGTATAGCAGACTTCACAAGTTGGCCCTAGACAAGCTCGGAGTTAGAAAGGTTGCAGCTGCCATTGGTGGCTCTATGGGAGGTATGCACGTTCTTGAATGGGCGTTCTTTGGTAAAGACTACGTTCGTTGTATTGTACCAGCTGCAACATCAAGTCATCAAAGTGCTTGGGCCATTGGTTGGGGAGAAGCACAACGCCATGCCATTCGGAGCGATGTCAAGTACAAGAACGGTCGTTACGGGTTTGATGATCCTCCAGTTCTTGGACTGGAAGCAGCTCGTATGACGGCGTTGCTGACGTATCGAAGTCGGGACTCCCTTGAGAGGC
Coding sequences within it:
- a CDS encoding hypothetical protein (EggNog:ENOG41~antiSMASH:Cluster_2.8) gives rise to the protein MPKGSGRSQQVPGPEQPVSGAMDLDPKRQKNWINQFQTKWLFDWLTWRTLNVRYFLITDPKLDIRTTNSLTPTSQSLPVMASELKEYLVIIPDLPDVLAKRQVLLKPHNQDAAPLVKAGRVPFFGSTLAHHSAEGQQVAENGTVMIIKAESEEEIKEIIRKDIFTIEGVWDFGKLSIWPFKSK
- the FUB3 gene encoding Aspartate kinase fub3 (antiSMASH:Cluster_2.8), yielding MRSRRDNSWVVQKFGGTSIGKFPDKREAWRRQARSDMFCTKFRQESLRNNELLQVYRTLRGIVAITQDPDMQELLFDRLRSIIKDIRDDQVATVQIYILRQDIRDETTRQITADCQELLDYTSAAKRFKLDINGKAKDKMVSFGEKLSCRLMVAMLRDRDIPAEYVDLSDIVPSNNLDHLKPEFFPEAAAVFGKRIEACNGRVPVITGFFGAVPGSLIDSGIGRGYSDLCAVLVAIGLHTERVQIWKEVDGIFTADPREVPDARCLPSITPSEAAELTFYGSEVIHHLALSLAIQAKPPISIFVKNVQKPWGQGTVVVPSDGDDTSSWPIDYLDPSDSDSTSSTALPKMPTAVTIKRDITILNILSNKQSMSHGFFVKVFTILAEHDISVDLISTSEVHVSMAINSSNMDPSQIKDVHCKLAEEGEVNVLPDMAILSLVGAELKNMTGIAGRMFAILGEQHVNIEMISQGASEINISCVIPDKDATRALNMLHNELFTKNAM
- the FUB4 gene encoding Hydrolase fub4 (EggNog:ENOG41~antiSMASH:Cluster_2.8), whose protein sequence is MRFLCLHGYAFSVEVLQQQMEPITAHLPSDWEYEFLEAGMEPTQLMLPNLKQVPKPNSSWYNFPYPEDVEEAYERLAAYVESEGPFDGIWGFSQGGSMAALLLLMHQAEHPDTPYPFKMAIFTSAFLPHSFDNGVISWDLTEKNTLEPAYLPGRIDVSHGKKLDWKKDLHTSIEYDMINAVKDELDFPVDLLLRWRPSDIPEKIPVPSVHVRGLKDHYSFVDESVYELFDPDMARKMTHRGGHNFPRYNEELVHFAELIIETVVSLH
- the FUB5 gene encoding Homoserine O-acetyltransferase fub5 (EggNog:ENOG41~MEROPS:MER0044357~antiSMASH:Cluster_2.8), coding for MTTTATVPVLPTSIHDGLGKGIAYEKSLPRPVNPFSHRVPGREIITIPKFTLESGVEMRNVPVAYMSWGKLSSKANNVMIICHALSGSADVSDWWGPLLGPGKAFDTDKFFVICMNSLGSPYGTASPVTAKNGDYSEGWYGADFPSTTIRDDVRLHKLALDKLGVRKVAAAIGGSMGGMHVLEWAFFGKDYVRCIVPAATSSHQSAWAIGWGEAQRHAIRSDVKYKNGRYGFDDPPVLGLEAARMTALLTYRSRDSLERRFGRDTGSKKKTQKQESKTLPSNSTPIHSHSEADETPVAFDRADSSFAAQSYLRYQAKKFSNRFDSNCYIALTNKLDTHDLARGRTRTITEALSLIEQPTLVLGIRSDGLYTLAEQEQIARAVPNAKLREIVSDDGHDAFLIEWSQLNWLLIGFLHESLPDIMQRAAL